The following coding sequences lie in one Candidatus Methylomirabilota bacterium genomic window:
- a CDS encoding HAD family phosphatase, whose product MTSAPFDGIAAVIFDMDGVLVDSEPLHLEAARRLLATYGVGYSQEANEQFIGFTDLEIFTILRARHGLAADTDTLARQFTQNLIALLEREAVPLPGVPRVLAALTRAGYRLALASSSTPEVIAATLRVLRLEGYFPIVVSSVEVGRGKPAPDVFLAAASRLGRPPARCLVVEDSRNGVLAAKRAGMACVAVPCAATRHQDFGEADRVLTSLEELLPVLPGGVRTTTARPRPGRAAGGSG is encoded by the coding sequence GTGACCAGCGCCCCTTTCGACGGCATCGCGGCCGTCATCTTCGACATGGACGGCGTCCTCGTGGATTCCGAGCCGCTGCACCTGGAAGCTGCCCGGCGCCTCCTGGCCACCTACGGCGTGGGCTATTCTCAAGAGGCCAACGAGCAGTTCATCGGCTTCACCGACCTGGAGATCTTCACCATCCTGCGCGCGCGCCACGGCCTCGCCGCCGACACCGACACCCTCGCCCGGCAGTTCACCCAGAATCTGATCGCGCTGCTGGAACGTGAGGCCGTGCCCTTGCCCGGAGTCCCGAGGGTGCTGGCGGCGTTGACGCGAGCCGGCTACCGGCTGGCTCTGGCCTCGTCCTCGACCCCGGAGGTCATCGCCGCCACGCTTCGCGTGCTGCGGCTGGAGGGCTACTTTCCCATCGTCGTCTCCAGCGTGGAGGTGGGGCGCGGTAAGCCGGCGCCCGACGTCTTCCTGGCCGCCGCTTCACGGCTGGGCCGGCCGCCCGCGCGCTGCCTGGTCGTCGAGGATTCGCGCAACGGCGTGCTCGCCGCCAAACGGGCAGGCATGGCCTGCGTCGCCGTGCCGTGCGCGGCGACGCGGCATCAGGACTTCGGCGAAGCGGACCGGGTGCTGACCTCGCTGGAGGAACTGCTGCCGGTGTTGCCGGGCGGCGTCAGAACAACGACGGCCCGCCCGAGACCCGGGCGAGCAGCAGGCGGCTCCGGGTAA
- a CDS encoding M28 family metallopeptidase, whose product MTRVLNLRQPSAPPPAPLHEVLHGAGGPLALAGLVAGRSNAEREAAVAAYLVAHGVEFARHRFATFEGRGENFSVDLGSGERVLVLIAHHDAVPGSPGANDNGAAVGILLHLLDRLGSRVPPGLRVRVLFTAAEELGYLGARAYVRDTELADIVGVLSLELCGIGDSLAVWDVTGESGFLRSITGALDGLGLRRDESYHVVGRIPVFGSDHRAFAAAGIPAYGLTMVPAREAEALRRFVLSPARSAFRNLVRRPPPFDTYHTSRDGLRTLQAPALQRVGLALEVLVDALG is encoded by the coding sequence GTGACGCGGGTCCTGAACCTGCGCCAGCCCTCCGCGCCGCCGCCCGCCCCGCTCCACGAGGTCCTGCACGGGGCCGGCGGGCCCCTGGCGCTGGCCGGGCTGGTGGCCGGACGATCCAACGCCGAGCGCGAGGCGGCGGTGGCCGCCTATCTGGTGGCCCACGGCGTCGAGTTCGCCCGGCACCGCTTCGCCACCTTCGAAGGTCGCGGCGAAAACTTCAGCGTCGACCTGGGCAGCGGCGAGCGCGTGCTCGTGCTGATCGCCCACCACGACGCGGTCCCGGGCAGCCCCGGCGCCAACGACAACGGGGCGGCCGTCGGCATCCTCCTGCACCTGCTGGACCGGCTCGGCTCCCGCGTGCCACCCGGGCTGCGTGTGCGCGTGCTGTTCACGGCAGCGGAGGAGCTGGGGTACCTGGGCGCCCGGGCCTACGTCCGCGACACCGAGCTCGCCGACATCGTCGGCGTGCTCAGCCTGGAGCTGTGCGGCATCGGCGATAGCCTGGCCGTCTGGGACGTCACCGGGGAGTCCGGCTTTCTCAGGTCGATCACCGGCGCCCTCGATGGCCTGGGCCTTCGCCGCGACGAGAGCTATCACGTCGTGGGCCGGATCCCGGTGTTCGGCAGCGATCATCGGGCCTTCGCGGCGGCGGGCATTCCCGCTTATGGCCTGACCATGGTGCCCGCGCGCGAAGCCGAAGCCCTCCGGCGCTTCGTGTTGAGCCCGGCGCGCAGCGCATTCCGGAACCTCGTGCGCCGGCCGCCCCCTTTCGACACCTACCACACGAGCCGTGACGGCCTCCGGACGCTGCAGGCGCCGGCGCTCCAGCGGGTAGGGCTCGCGCTGGAGGTCCTCGTGGACGCGCTGGGGTGA